One Cenarchaeum symbiont of Oopsacas minuta DNA segment encodes these proteins:
- a CDS encoding luciferase family protein, which yields MNIDEVLECATYIDRMKNQPDTIWIPETWGMENFATVAAVSQRAHIPRIGSSIINVYSRTPALVAMGSVTIDKITDGRFVLGLGASSKPIVERFHGVKYTMQLDRMREYIDIIRLAFSGKRIDYDGNFFKLRGFKLLSKSSRASIPIYIAAVNKKMVDLCWQIGDGVIFYLRPLEELKNTLSHMQTTKKIDVACQIITAVSNDSEKAAERVKTTLAFYVAVGAVYRDFLAKNGFKEEVCAIYEQYKKTGLDNLHQTVPEKMIRSLAIFGSADECFENMKRFYNAGIDLPIVQFNPVGDVMESFKLAHSAFTGGDRS from the coding sequence TTGAACATCGATGAGGTACTTGAATGTGCCACATACATAGACCGTATGAAGAATCAGCCCGATACTATATGGATTCCAGAAACTTGGGGAATGGAAAATTTTGCCACGGTGGCAGCCGTGTCGCAGAGGGCACATATACCACGAATTGGATCATCTATAATCAACGTATATTCACGCACTCCAGCTCTTGTTGCCATGGGTTCTGTAACTATTGATAAAATTACAGATGGAAGATTTGTTCTAGGTCTTGGAGCAAGTAGTAAACCAATAGTTGAAAGATTCCACGGTGTAAAATATACAATGCAACTTGACCGTATGAGAGAATACATAGATATCATACGATTGGCATTTTCTGGTAAACGAATTGATTATGATGGAAACTTTTTCAAACTGCGTGGTTTTAAACTTCTTTCAAAATCATCCCGTGCTAGTATACCAATATACATTGCAGCTGTAAATAAAAAAATGGTTGATTTATGCTGGCAGATCGGTGATGGCGTAATATTTTATCTACGTCCGCTTGAAGAGTTGAAAAATACATTATCACATATGCAAACAACAAAAAAGATAGATGTAGCTTGTCAAATAATCACAGCAGTATCAAATGATAGTGAAAAAGCAGCAGAACGGGTAAAAACCACACTAGCTTTTTACGTGGCAGTTGGTGCAGTGTATAGAGATTTTTTAGCAAAGAATGGATTTAAAGAAGAAGTTTGTGCAATATATGAACAGTATAAAAAAACTGGATTGGACAATCTACATCAAACTGTACCAGAAAAAATGATTCGTTCACTTGCCATTTTTGGATCAGCTGATGAATGCTTTGAGAATATGAAAAGATTTTACAATGCAGGAATAGATCTTCCAATTGTACAATTCAACCCAGTTGGTGACGTAATGGAATCCTTTAAACTTGCACATTCTGCATTTACTGGCGGAGATCGTAGCTGA
- a CDS encoding Thiolase codes for MLKAVQSLFASTPTLKSNEIDGVLVSTNENSKYLAAEISESLGIRPKHAHTVENLCSSGSNAIVSAYAYIRAGLADMIMVIGADESNGPGQVLDADISRGRFSHPIYWASLFTASYKRRYGINAEHIATVSAKNHMHAKDNPLALYSKEYSVTDILESKEITSDIHLYECSRICTGASAVLLASQNMIKRLECKNPAWITGVGGETDSASVSHIWDFSSLHSASVAAHDAMNMAKISPDDIDVAEVHDAFAICEPMALEAVKMADRGRGVELSNELYTTRNKMINPRGGLIGSGHPIGATGVAQMAEITAQVTGSAGLRQVQGARIGLVQNMSAAATSSTVLVLNCEL; via the coding sequence ATGTTAAAAGCAGTACAAAGCCTTTTTGCATCAACGCCTACATTGAAATCTAACGAGATTGATGGCGTTCTAGTATCAACAAATGAAAATTCAAAGTATCTTGCAGCAGAGATCTCTGAATCTTTAGGAATACGACCAAAACATGCACACACTGTTGAAAATCTCTGCAGTTCTGGCTCTAATGCAATAGTCTCCGCATATGCATACATCAGAGCAGGACTTGCAGATATGATAATGGTCATCGGTGCAGATGAGAGCAATGGTCCAGGGCAAGTTTTAGATGCGGATATATCAAGAGGAAGGTTTTCCCATCCGATATACTGGGCATCACTTTTTACTGCATCATACAAACGCAGGTATGGAATAAACGCAGAACATATTGCCACAGTCTCTGCAAAAAATCATATGCATGCAAAAGATAATCCTCTTGCACTATATTCTAAAGAATATTCTGTTACAGATATTCTTGAATCAAAAGAGATAACATCCGATATACACCTATACGAATGTTCTAGAATATGTACTGGAGCTTCTGCAGTATTGCTTGCTTCTCAAAATATGATAAAACGTTTAGAATGTAAAAATCCTGCATGGATAACCGGTGTTGGAGGAGAGACGGATTCAGCTAGTGTATCACATATTTGGGATTTTTCATCATTACATTCTGCATCTGTTGCCGCACATGATGCTATGAACATGGCAAAAATATCTCCGGATGATATTGACGTTGCAGAGGTACACGATGCGTTTGCCATCTGTGAACCTATGGCATTAGAAGCAGTTAAAATGGCTGACAGAGGTCGTGGCGTAGAATTATCAAACGAGTTGTATACAACACGCAACAAAATGATAAACCCTCGTGGAGGTCTTATTGGATCAGGGCATCCGATAGGTGCAACTGGTGTTGCACAGATGGCAGAGATTACAGCACAGGTTACAGGGTCTGCAGGTTTGAGACAAGTACAAGGAGCAAGAATAGGTCTAGTACAAAACATGTCTGCAGCTGCCACATCATCAACGGTTTTGGTGTTAAATTGTGAGCTTTGA
- a CDS encoding Holliday junction resolvase has product MVNTRGKNDKKTNAHISKTRRQRGYNWEDTLVKRINASDGWSAMRLGSPSIGLPDVMAISTKYDSVYTIEAKSGTVNLLPVPADQIEKCKKIINVFDKYTNRKIVLAFKFLSKKRIGKSKYEWRPMREYYKIWKNDQTAYECVCTYDGRIYLRKNKKRVDITLEDCNVPFETRDVMTNLNM; this is encoded by the coding sequence ATGGTAAATACAAGAGGGAAAAATGATAAAAAAACCAATGCACATATCTCAAAAACCCGTAGACAACGAGGATATAACTGGGAGGACACACTTGTAAAACGTATCAATGCATCAGATGGTTGGTCAGCTATGCGACTTGGATCACCAAGTATTGGTTTGCCTGATGTAATGGCAATAAGTACAAAATATGATTCAGTGTATACCATCGAGGCAAAATCAGGCACTGTCAACTTGTTACCTGTTCCAGCTGATCAAATAGAAAAATGTAAAAAAATTATAAATGTTTTTGACAAATATACCAATCGTAAGATTGTCCTAGCATTCAAATTTCTCTCAAAAAAACGTATTGGGAAAAGCAAATATGAATGGCGACCAATGCGCGAATATTATAAAATATGGAAAAATGATCAAACAGCATACGAATGTGTCTGCACTTATGATGGACGTATCTATCTACGTAAAAACAAAAAACGTGTAGATATTACACTAGAAGATTGTAATGTTCCATTTGAAACTAGAGATGTTATGACAAATTTGAATATGTAA
- a CDS encoding Threonine synthase translates to MLCFNTVSKIELLLQNAYLKCIGDGCGLEYPITEKRVECKKGHLLDVKYSDMPHKDLKETFLNRRNSSGNIFDESGVWRFRELFNFCQIDTNDYDKCAKYLVSLDGSEGRQSKPYKMVKVAEYTNASSNGLWLQPEGYNPSGSFKDNGMATAVTHAKLVGVKKIICASTGNTSASAGMFAANEGMGCDVYIPSGQVAPGKLSQAYQFGAQIINVDGNFDDALQQSLVNASKGSGYTVNSVNPFRIEGQKTIIYRALEYLHWDVPDWIVYPGGALGNTSSCGKAIMELYEWGWIKKIPRIAVINAKGANTLDALYNNDNNPLRWNKGRPNEDMIKKYYQDLDKTGSRPDTKATAIQIGRPANILKALRALEYTNGIVTTVNDSEMLDGMSIVGLNGFDCEMASGASPAGIKKLIKDEVMKKDDRIIGILTGRQKDPSMPVNYHNDASNEFARPPLT, encoded by the coding sequence TTGTTATGCTTTAATACAGTATCAAAGATTGAACTATTGTTGCAAAATGCATATCTGAAATGTATAGGTGATGGTTGTGGATTAGAATATCCAATAACTGAAAAACGTGTAGAATGCAAAAAAGGACATCTACTTGATGTAAAATATTCAGATATGCCACACAAGGACTTGAAAGAGACGTTTCTGAATAGAAGAAACTCTAGTGGTAATATCTTTGATGAAAGTGGAGTGTGGAGGTTTCGAGAATTATTTAATTTTTGTCAAATAGATACCAATGATTATGATAAATGTGCCAAATATTTGGTTTCATTAGATGGTTCCGAAGGCAGACAATCAAAACCATACAAGATGGTCAAAGTCGCCGAATATACTAATGCATCCTCTAATGGGTTATGGTTACAGCCTGAAGGATACAATCCTAGTGGATCTTTCAAAGATAATGGTATGGCTACGGCAGTTACACATGCAAAGCTAGTTGGAGTGAAAAAAATAATATGTGCATCCACAGGAAATACATCTGCATCTGCAGGCATGTTTGCCGCGAATGAAGGGATGGGTTGTGATGTATACATACCTTCAGGTCAAGTTGCACCTGGAAAGCTAAGTCAAGCATATCAATTTGGAGCACAGATAATAAATGTAGATGGGAACTTTGATGATGCATTACAACAGTCTTTGGTGAATGCTTCAAAAGGCTCAGGATATACAGTAAATTCAGTAAATCCGTTCCGTATTGAAGGACAAAAAACTATCATCTATAGAGCTCTCGAATATTTACATTGGGATGTACCAGATTGGATTGTATATCCAGGCGGAGCTCTTGGTAATACATCGAGCTGCGGTAAAGCAATAATGGAACTTTATGAATGGGGATGGATTAAAAAGATTCCACGTATTGCTGTAATTAATGCAAAAGGTGCAAATACATTAGATGCTTTATACAATAATGACAACAATCCATTACGCTGGAACAAAGGGAGACCAAATGAAGATATGATTAAAAAATATTATCAAGATTTAGACAAGACTGGTTCACGACCCGATACAAAGGCCACTGCAATACAGATTGGTCGACCTGCAAACATCCTAAAGGCATTACGTGCTTTGGAATATACAAATGGTATAGTTACCACGGTAAACGATTCAGAGATGCTTGATGGTATGTCCATTGTTGGTCTCAACGGATTCGACTGTGAGATGGCGTCTGGAGCTTCACCGGCAGGAATAAAAAAACTGATTAAAGACGAAGTGATGAAAAAAGATGATCGCATTATTGGGATATTAACAGGACGTCAAAAAGATCCTTCAATGCCGGTAAATTATCACAATGATGCATCAAATGAATTTGCACGACCACCGCTCACATAG
- a CDS encoding hemolysin has translation MDYLVDIWVEILLLAVLIALSGFFSGLEVALVGTSKSKVMQMLIKNVKGSKALHKLKSNPGWMMSSVNLGNNMVNVAASAIATSISIRFFDSNGLAIAIGLMTFLILVFGEITPKTYCNANATKIALRFSPVLLVFGYALYPIVKIFEWITRAMVRLTGSRYAPPPITEDEIKDVVDLGLAEKAIEEDERRMVHGALEFDDTPVRTVMIPRLKMFMLNSKVLLFEALHDINQSGHSRIPIFDENQDNIVGFVHVRDMLKQMEDGEKMVTLAQIAREPVFVSQEKTVAALLKEMRGRKVHMAIVIDEHGGVEGLVTLEDLLEEIVGEIEDESDKTPQVQYTKIDDDTIIANGSMEIDAINEIFNTSIAKGVDYATLNGLLHEKLKDIPQEGDKIHEGSLRIVVEKVSGNIPERVKIERRS, from the coding sequence GTGGATTATTTGGTAGACATTTGGGTTGAAATTCTATTGCTTGCAGTATTAATTGCGCTCTCGGGTTTTTTTAGTGGGTTAGAAGTAGCACTAGTCGGCACTTCAAAGTCAAAGGTTATGCAGATGTTGATTAAAAATGTAAAAGGCTCAAAGGCCTTGCACAAGCTAAAATCAAATCCAGGATGGATGATGTCTAGTGTAAATCTTGGCAACAACATGGTAAATGTGGCAGCTTCGGCAATTGCAACAAGTATCTCGATTAGATTTTTTGATAGCAACGGCTTGGCAATAGCCATAGGTCTTATGACATTTCTTATACTAGTCTTTGGAGAGATTACACCAAAAACATACTGTAATGCAAATGCCACAAAAATAGCTTTAAGATTTTCGCCAGTATTACTTGTGTTCGGATATGCACTGTATCCCATAGTAAAGATATTCGAATGGATAACACGTGCAATGGTACGTCTCACAGGTAGTAGATATGCGCCGCCACCAATTACTGAAGATGAGATAAAAGATGTGGTGGATTTGGGATTAGCAGAAAAAGCTATTGAAGAAGATGAGCGAAGAATGGTTCACGGTGCACTTGAATTCGATGATACTCCAGTACGAACTGTAATGATTCCTAGACTTAAAATGTTCATGCTGAACTCAAAGGTATTACTCTTTGAAGCATTACATGACATAAATCAAAGTGGTCACTCGCGCATACCCATATTTGATGAAAATCAAGACAACATTGTTGGATTTGTGCATGTTCGAGATATGTTAAAGCAGATGGAAGATGGAGAAAAGATGGTTACACTTGCTCAAATAGCAAGAGAGCCTGTATTTGTATCTCAAGAAAAGACAGTAGCTGCATTACTAAAAGAGATGCGCGGTCGCAAGGTACACATGGCAATAGTAATTGATGAACATGGTGGTGTCGAAGGTCTTGTAACTTTGGAGGATCTTTTAGAAGAGATTGTTGGCGAGATAGAAGATGAGAGTGACAAGACTCCACAAGTACAGTATACAAAGATAGATGATGATACAATTATAGCAAACGGTAGCATGGAGATAGATGCCATAAACGAGATATTTAACACGTCCATTGCAAAAGGTGTAGATTATGCAACCTTGAATGGTCTATTACATGAAAAACTAAAAGACATACCACAAGAAGGTGATAAAATACATGAAGGATCTCTTCGAATTGTGGTCGAAAAGGTTAGCGGCAACATCCCCGAACGCGTAAAAATTGAGCGAAGATCCTAG
- a CDS encoding glyceraldehyde-3-phosphate dehydrogenase encodes MVKRVFINGYGSIGKRIASFISDDPEIDLIGIGKHSPGSGVKLAKSRGYNVYVPEVKLANFDGTNISGSIESALDRCDLVIDASPSGTGYINKKNFYEPRNISAIYQGGESIFGERAVSNFLYNSRSNHMQVIGKKHVMQGSCNVTGMGRILQPLRDKYGSRLVRFDVTLVRRWADIEQTEKNVPDTIEMTQKPHHADDVKAYMGKETPLFLRAIKVPTRQMHLHILDVRFTDTAPDPAEIHAIFDLEPGVAILQNATGTRKVREYADSLGYSFTDTNMVHIHANMTDTIGDTVQIMYSDDQTGIVIPENHMLMQAMLYDRNYDDAAAHTESLFHMAEKKSQLQNHFI; translated from the coding sequence ATGGTAAAAAGAGTATTCATAAACGGATACGGTTCTATTGGAAAACGTATTGCATCTTTTATTTCAGATGATCCAGAAATTGATCTAATTGGTATAGGAAAACACTCGCCAGGATCTGGAGTAAAACTTGCAAAATCCCGTGGCTATAATGTTTATGTTCCAGAGGTAAAACTTGCCAACTTTGATGGTACCAACATATCTGGAAGCATAGAATCTGCACTAGATCGATGTGATTTGGTAATAGATGCATCACCTAGTGGTACTGGATATATTAACAAAAAAAACTTTTACGAGCCTAGAAACATATCTGCAATATATCAGGGAGGTGAGAGTATATTTGGAGAGAGAGCTGTATCAAATTTCCTGTACAACTCACGCTCAAATCATATGCAGGTAATTGGAAAAAAACATGTGATGCAGGGTAGCTGTAACGTAACTGGTATGGGGAGAATACTGCAGCCTCTACGTGATAAATACGGCTCGAGACTTGTGCGATTTGATGTGACGCTTGTGCGTAGATGGGCAGATATTGAACAGACTGAAAAAAATGTACCCGACACCATAGAGATGACGCAAAAACCTCATCATGCAGATGATGTTAAAGCATACATGGGAAAAGAGACTCCGCTTTTTTTGCGTGCCATAAAGGTGCCAACTAGACAGATGCATCTACATATCTTAGATGTCCGTTTTACTGACACAGCACCAGATCCTGCTGAAATACATGCGATCTTTGATTTGGAACCTGGTGTGGCAATATTACAAAATGCTACTGGAACACGTAAAGTAAGAGAATATGCAGACTCGCTGGGATATTCTTTTACTGATACAAATATGGTGCACATACATGCAAACATGACAGATACAATTGGAGATACTGTACAAATTATGTACTCTGATGATCAAACGGGAATTGTTATACCTGAAAACCATATGCTCATGCAAGCCATGCTTTATGACCGCAACTATGATGATGCTGCAGCACATACTGAATCACTCTTTCATATGGCAGAAAAAAAATCCCAATTGCAAAATCACTTTATCTAG
- a CDS encoding protein disulfide-isomerase: MIIHGPSLTIGATVAVAIMLIAFIALNDAEMPLNSIDVPPAKIDVATLVENGSPRLGDEKAPVTIIEFGDYQCFFCNKFYHDTEKRLISEFVDTGKVSIIFKDFIIIGQDSVNAAIGARCATEQEMFWEYHDILYENWDGENTGWASMTHLKEFAIDIGLNEQEWLDCVQSNRHVKSLDASNNDAIAVGLSGTPAFFIIGSDNSVVALSGAQPYEVFERIINEQL; this comes from the coding sequence ATGATTATTCATGGTCCTTCGCTTACAATTGGAGCTACAGTGGCAGTAGCAATCATGTTGATCGCATTTATTGCATTAAATGACGCTGAAATGCCACTAAATTCTATAGATGTCCCACCTGCCAAAATTGATGTTGCCACGCTTGTGGAGAATGGCTCGCCACGTCTTGGAGATGAAAAAGCACCTGTAACGATAATTGAATTTGGAGACTATCAATGCTTTTTTTGTAACAAGTTTTATCACGATACTGAAAAAAGACTAATTTCAGAGTTTGTTGATACAGGCAAGGTATCCATAATATTCAAAGACTTTATAATAATTGGTCAAGATTCTGTCAACGCAGCCATAGGAGCAAGGTGTGCTACCGAGCAAGAGATGTTTTGGGAGTATCATGATATATTATATGAAAATTGGGACGGAGAGAACACTGGGTGGGCATCTATGACGCATCTAAAAGAATTTGCGATAGATATAGGCCTAAATGAACAAGAATGGCTTGATTGTGTACAGTCTAATAGACATGTTAAATCATTAGATGCAAGTAATAATGATGCTATAGCAGTTGGACTTTCTGGAACTCCAGCGTTTTTTATAATTGGATCCGATAATAGTGTAGTTGCGTTAAGTGGAGCACAACCCTACGAGGTCTTTGAACGTATAATAAACGAGCAATTGTGA